One Coffea arabica cultivar ET-39 chromosome 5e, Coffea Arabica ET-39 HiFi, whole genome shotgun sequence DNA segment encodes these proteins:
- the LOC113743504 gene encoding anthocyanidin 3-O-glucosyltransferase 2-like, protein MKKAELVFVTVPGIGHLVSCVELAKLLVECDERLSITVLVMKLPFDPKVSSYTNSLVETPNLHIRYLELMKEEPSSQLSSFLSILFRFIDNHKSCVREVLAEISNCVSSHLGGIVIDMFCTSLIDVANEFGVPSYIFCPGGATTLGVLFQLQSLRDDLNEDVSHYENSDVELALPTYINPVPAKLLSSALFEKDGSVDMFLDQAKRYRKTKGIIINTFLEFESHAIHALSNDKTIPPVYAVGPVLNLKGSNSQNQETEMIMKWLDLQPECSVVFLCFGSAGSFDGDQVKEIAYALERSGYRFLWSLRRPSPKEKFEFPSEYENLDEVMPEGFLQRTAAVGKVIGWAPQAAVLSHPAVGGFVSHCGWNSILESIWCGVPVATWPLYSEQQQNAFLMVKDLAMAVEIKIDFKRDFVLGVSSEILSADVIERGIKHLMDPEKEIKEKVKEMKEKSRLARNEGGSSYASLKCFLEDVLDNIP, encoded by the coding sequence ATGAAAAAAGCAGAGCTGGTTTTCGTTACTGTACCAGGGATTGGCCACTTAGTATCATGTGTTGAACTAGCAAAGCTTCTCGTTGAATGTGATGAACGATTATCGATCACCGTCCTGGTTATGAAGCTGCCCTTTGATCCAAAAGTCAGTAGCTACACAAATTCGTTGGTAGAAACTCCGAATTTGCACATAAGGTACCTTGAGCTCATGAAAGAAGAGCCTTCTTCTCAATTGTCATCTTTTCTTTCGATTCTGTTTCGATTTATCGACAACCATAAAAGTTGTGTGAGGGAGGTTCTTGCTGAAATATCCAATTGTGTTTCGTCGCATCTTGGTGGGATCGTCATAGACATGTTTTGCACCTCTTTGATTGATGTAGCCAATGAATTTGGAGTTCCTTCCTATATATTTTGCCCAGGCGGTGCTACAACGCTTGGCGTTTTATTCCAGTTGCAAAGTCTGAGAGATGATCTCAATGAAGATGTGAGCCATTACGAGAATTCAGACGTTGAATTAGCTTTGCCTACTTACATCAATCCTGTTCCAGCTAAACTTTTGTCATCTGCATTGTTTGAGAAGGATGGAAGTGTCGACATGTTCCTCGATCAGGCAAAGAGATACAGGAAGACCAAGGGAATCATAATTAACACTTTCCTTGAGTTTGAATCCCATGCGATTCACGCCTTGAGCAATGATAAAACCATCCCACCAGTATATGCAGTAGGGCCTGTATTGAATCTGAAGGGAAGCAATagtcaaaatcaagaaactgaGATGATTATGAAATGGCTAGATCTTCAGCCAGAATGTTCTGTTGTGTTCCTTTGCTTTGGTAGTGCAGGTAGTTTTGATGGTGACCAAGTGAAGGAAATTGCCTATGCACTCGAGCGCAGTGGATATCGATTCCTCTGGTCATTGAGAAGGCCTTCACCTAAAGAAAAATTTGAGTTTCCAAGTGAGTATGAGAACCTGGATGAAGTCATGCCAGAAGGGTTCTTGCAGCGAACTGCAGCTGTTGGAAAAGTTATTGGATGGGCACCACAGGCGGCAGTTCTATCCCATCCTGCTGTGGGGGGCTTTGTTTCTCACTGTGGTTGGAACTCAATATTGGAAAGCATTTGGTGCGGTGTGCCAGTGGCAACTTGGCCGCTTTATTCAGAGCAGCAGCAGAATGCATTCCTAATGGTGAAAGACTTGGCAATGGCAGTGGAgatcaaaatagatttcaaaagGGATTTCGTACTGGGTGTGAGCAGTGAGATTTTGAGTGCAGATGTGATTGAAAGAGGGATTAAACATCTGATGGATCCTGAGAAGGAAATCAAAGAGAAGGTGAAGGAAATGAAGGAGAAGAGCAGGTTGGCTCGTAATGAAGGAGGATCATCCTATGCTTCCTTGAAGTGCTTTCTTGAAGATGTGTTAGATAACATTCCATGA